Below is a window of Lacibacter sp. H407 DNA.
CAGGGCCTTTCGGTCCCATACGTTTGGGTGAATGACAGATCTCACAGTCGAGAGCTGCAACTAAGCGTTGCCCTTCTTTGATGTTGTCTTCAGCGCTTGGAGCTGTGGGAGTAGTTGCTGTTGTTTCGGTTGCCTCGTTGTTACAGGCATTGATGAATAAATAGCAGAGCAATACAGCTGCTGCAATTTTGAATGAATAGCGCATGATTGGTTGTTTGGGTTTATGGTGATGCCAGCGTGTAGCCGACGTTAATTACAATTGATGGGCCTTGTCAACCTCTGCTTAGTGCGGACTATTCTGGTATAGTGTGCATTTCGATTGTTAAAATAATCGCTTCTTTTAAGAATTCATAACTTTTCGGTAATTGATTGTTCACAACTAAAAAGCCTGCGTGTTACACGTATGTAAAAAAGGTGCTCTTTGATCGCAATCAGTACTATTGAGGTTGTTCTTTTAAAGACATGGATTCAAGCTATGGGAAATAGAAACTCAATTGAACCGGGAAAGGATTACCTTGATCTGTGCTACGTACCATCTTTGTATTTCATTTCATCGCTTTTCTTTGTTATGCTATTGGCAGTTGTAGCTATTTTACAAGCAATGATACATTGGTTGAAAGTGATAGTGATTCCGTTGTTATCATTGAACCTTTACCTGGAGAGATAGCAAATGATACAACCATTTTTGATCCTGTTATAGTTAGGAATGATGCCGATAAGTCAGCTGATACAGTAGAGGAAGTGTCGCCGGAACAACTGTTGGCTTATGCTAAAACTTTAATTGGTACGACCTACAAATATGCTTCCATTGATCCCGCTGAAGGGTTAGACTGTTCCGGGTTCATCACCCATGTATTCAATCATTTTTCAATACAAGTGCCACGATCGTCAATTGATTTTACAAATTATGGAATAAACATCAGCACGGTTGAAGCAAAACCAGGCGATTTGATCTTATTTACCGGTACCGACACGTTGGTTGAAGTAGTTGGCCATATGGGTATTGTTTCAGCAGTTGGCGATGAGTTGTTGGAATTTATACATTCAACGTCGGGTAAGGCCTTTGGCGTAACCATCACTACTTTAAATGAACATTACAGAAAGCGTTTTGTAAAAGTGATCCGCATCCCTTACATACCTACTGCGGATTTATAACGATCAGGCAGGTTTTGCAACGGAGAAAAAGAAATTACTTCCTCTACCGGGTTCTGATGTAAGCCAGATATCGCCGCCATGACGTTCAGCAATTTTTTTACACAAGGCTAAACCAATTCCTGTTCCCTTATGCGTTGTATTACTGTGCAGGCGCTGAAACATGCCGAATATTTTTTCGTAATATTTTGGATCAATTCCCTGGCCATTATCTTTTACAGAAAAGATCCAATGGGTGTTTGTAGTTGTTGCAGAGATATGGATTTGCGGTGCTGCTTCATTTCTGTATTTGATCGCATTGCCAACCAGGTTTTGGAATAGCTGCAGCATCTGCATTTTGTTTGCTTTGATCGTTGGCAATTCAGAAAAGAAAATACCTGCTCCCGGTTCTTGCAGATCTTCTCGAAATGTTTTTTGAATATCTTCCAATACACCCGTAACGAGTACATCGCTGTAAGCAACGGTACTGCTGCTTGTTCGTGAATATTCAAGCAAGTCGTTGATCAACACTTTCATTCTGTTAGCGCCATCAACAGCATAATGAATATACGATTGGGCTTTTTCATCCAACTGTCCATCATATCGTTTTTGCAGCAATCCCATATAGGCCGATACCATCCGGAGAGGTTCCTGCAGATCATGTGAAGCTGCATAGGTAAACTGCTCCAGCTCTTTATTGGTAGCATTGAGTTCTGTATTTTTTGCGGTTAATGCTTTTTCAGCAGCGATCTGATTGTTCAGCATTTTTACAGTAAACACAGCGATCACGCTTAAGAGTAAAAGGATCAAAAAGATATTTACAAACAGCAGATATCCGTTGATATCTCTGGCGGTTTCACCAAGTGCATTTGAAAAAGCACTTTCTTTTTCTGATAATTGCGATGAAATGTAGTTGATCTCTTTTACATTGTTCAACCGTGCATCTGCTGAAAGTTTCTCGCCCTGAATTTGTAAATGAATATTCTCACCAATTGTATCGAGTTTATTGATCAGCGGTTCAGCCGATGCCCAGATGTCAATAGCCCGTTTCATAAACGATACATTATTGAACGTTTTGAACAGCCATATCATATTTGGAATATCGCTGATGTTATTTCTTCCCGTAAGAAAGCCTTGTTTTGCAATTTCGTCTTCTTTGTTTGCCAGCATACTGTTGCGTGCAATATTGTCTCCTTTTGGTACAGCGATCGCTTTTTTAAATGCATGCCAATAAGCAATGTTTTCTGATTCAACATAAGTGACCAGGTATAGTGTTGCATCTTTTTGCCCTTTGGAATACTCCGATTCGCCGTTTATATAGGCCCTTACAGCCGACAGCACTTTTATGGTGTAATAATTAGTAACAATCAACAATAGTGAAACGAGGAGAATGGTCAGCAACAACAAAAATTTCTGTTTCTTCATATTGGTTTGATAGCAAACCTCAAGATAAGTGTAATCCTGAATTGATGCAACAGCAACATGCATTTTCCAGACATTGTTTGTCCTTTATTCAGAATACTAGTAGAAAGTACTTAGAGTTAGTTGCTATGCGGCGTTGAAACAGTTACAGGCGCAATAATTTCCTTGATGATGAGGTCAAGCTGTTGTTGCAGATCGTCTGCACTTTTATAAATGATCCTGTAATCGCTGATGCCTGAAAGAGTGGTGGAATGTTCTGCTTCTTTATGACGGATATAAACAATTGGTTTGTTCAATGCTTTTGCATAACCGGCTTCAATGCCAATACCAATTCCTTTGTGTGAAGTTTCTGCAATGAGTAACTGGCAGTGGTCTAATTCGGAAATAGCAGCCGCCATCATTTCTTCTTCCTGGGTTGTATCAAATTTATAATGATCTACAAATACAAATGGTTCAATACTCAACTCATCCAGCACGCTAACGATAGCTGTAAGTGCGGTGTTTAAGCTTTGCCTTTTGTGATAGCTGATGGAAATATAGGCTTTCATGCATTCGCAATTTAAGCATTGTGTTTCATTTGGGGAGCAGCGAATTTTCCACGGGGTACAACAAGTAATTCACAAAACCATCGTTAGTTTCGGATGCCGGCAATTGAAATGGATGCGGGCAGTATCATTTGGCGATCTCATGCAAGAAACGGGTGCCGGTGTCGTCAAAAAAATTTATTCTGAACAAGCAGTCGATTTTCGGAATTGAATAAAAATGGATATCCCGAAGCACGTTTCTTCAACGCTTTACATCTGTAAATGATTGATTTGTTGCAGAATGAACATATTTATAGATGTGTTGTTAGGAATGCTTACGAAAGTTAAAGTTTGCGGATGTGTAAAAAAAGCTTCCTTGTTTTTTGGGTAATTTGCCAATCCTTTTGAAAGCATGTTGTAACAGAAATGTATAAAAAAAGCGGATTATGAAGTGTTTGCCGATATTGATTCTATTGATTCATTTGACAGGAGTACTCCATGCGCAGACGAATGCAGAAAAGAATTTTCGTATCAATGGCTCTGTAACCGATGAAAAAGGGAAAGCCGTCGCACTTGCTACTGTCAGTATTTATAAAATGAGCGATTCGTCGTTCGTTTCTGCTACAGCAACAGACGAAAAAGGAAAATTTGAATTGGCTGTTGTATCAGGCATCTATTCAATTGCTGTTACCTTTTTATCATACGATGAATTAAGGGTTGATAATATTTCTGTGGATGGTAAAAATAGTAATGTTGGAAAGCTTGTTTTAAAACAGGGAGCGAAAGAAATGTCAGAGATCGTGATCACATCCGAAAAGAAGATGATGGAGTTGAAGCTGGATAAGCGGGTGTATAATGTAAATCAGGATGTAAGTAATATTGGTGCCAATGCATCGGAGATCCTTGGAAACATTCCTTCTGTTACGGTTGATGTGGATGGAAATGTGGCATTACGTGGCAGCCAGGGCGTTCGTATTTTGATTGATGGCAAACCCTCTGCTTTAACGGGTTTACGAAGTACAGATGCACTCCGTAATTTACAGGGAGCTATGATCGAACGTATAGAAGTGATCACCAACCCATCTTCCCGTTACGACGCTGCAGGCGAAACCGGGATCATCAACATCATTCTCAAAAAAAATAAAACAAGAGGTTTCAACGGAAATCTTACAGGTACTGCAGGCTTCCCTTCAAATTTCAGCGGCGCATACAGCATCAATTACCGTACACAGAAAATGAATCTGTTCTCCAGTTTTGGAAGCAACTATCGTCAGAATCCCGGCAACGGATCATCCACCCAACGAATTAACAATAGCGATACCAGCTTTATTTATAATCAAACCAACAACCGTACACGAAGAGATTTTTCGGTGAACTTTATGGCAGGGATCGATTATTATATTTCTACCAACACAACCTTTACCGGTTCTTTCTTGATCGATGGCGGCAAAGAAAATAATACAACGAATCTGTTGTATGAAAACTTCAATGAGGTTGGTTTATTAACAGGCAGTAGCTTGCGAACAGATCTTGAAACTGCGAATGAACGTGATACAGAAGTGTCGTTGAATTTAACCCGCAAGTTTCCCGGCGATCATGAACGTGAATGGATCACCGATTTTAAATGGACCAATAGTGGTGAAACGGAGAGCTCTGACTATCTGCAAACATTTTCCGATGGCAGAAAACCTTCGTTGCAACGTTCAGGAAATCCGGCTTACGAGGACAATGTGCTTTTGCAAACTGATTACATCCATGGCTTTGGGAAAGATGGAAAATTTGAAACTGGTTTGAAGGGTGCAATGCGTCGCATTACTAATGAGTTTTTAGTGGAAGGACAGGATAGTGTATCATCAGTTTGGTCGCCACTTACAGGCTTTGATAATAACATGGAATTTACGGAGCAGGTATACGCAGTGTATGGTTTGCTTGGAAATAAAGTGAAGAAGTTTTCGTATCAGCTGGGGTTACGTGCCGAGTTAACAGCCATGCGTACCGGCTTAACCAAAACCAATGAAGTAAATGAACGCACTTACTTCAATGTATTTCCATCTTCCAGTTTTTCGTATGAATTGAATGAAAAAAATACAATTCAATTCAGTTATAGTTATCGCATCAACCGACCCAATTTCAGAAACCTGACACCGTTTGCAGATTTTTCTGATCCACTCGTTTATTTTGTTGGAAACCCAAATTTGAATCCTGAGTTCACACATTCAATGGAAGCAGGTCATTTAGTTGACTGGGGTTCAGGGTCGTTACTTTCGGGTGTGTATTACCGTTATAAAACAGGTGTGGTAGAACGGATCCGCAGGGTCAAATCTGACACAAGTATTATTATTCCTGTAAATCTTTCTACACAACGGGAACTCGGACTTGAAATGACAGCTGCCATAAAGCTTGCAGAATGGTGGAGTGTAAACAGTACGGTCAATTTTTTCCGTGCAGTTGCAAATGGAAGATATGATACTACAATTCTGCAAAGCAAAACTGTTTCGTGGACAAACAGAACCACTTCTAAAATGACCTTTTTTAAAGAACTGGATTTTCAGGCATCGGTGAATTATGAATCGCCACGTGTTACTACACAAGGAAGAACGTTGGCGATCTATTCCATTGATCTGGGTTTGGTAAAAGATGTGTTTAAAGACAAAGGCACACTTACGTTTAACGTACGTGATCTGCTGAACAGTCGCAGAAGAAGATCGATCGTTGATATACCCGGCTATTATTCCAGTTCCGATTTTTTATGGCGTCCACGGCAAATGACATTGACGTTGAACTTTCGAATCAATCAACAAAAAGTACAACGTGAAGAAAAAGGAAATGATGATGGCGGATTTGAAAATTAAGATCGCTTAAAGTTTATTTATACATGCTTTTCATGAAACGACAGTTCAATGCTGTCGATCTTTGATTCCACTTTCCGGTAACTGACACCAGCTGTTCCAAGCATCCGTTTCGATGCAAGTGATGCGTCGCTCTCAGCATATTTATCCGATAGAAAGATCACTTCAGTAATGCCCGACTGTATGATGGCTTTTGCACATTCGTTACAGGGAAACAAAGCTGTATAAATTCTGCAGCCATGCAAGTCCATCCCGATATTATTTAAAATTGCATTGAGTTCTGCGTGACATACGTAGGGATATTTTGTTTGCAGAAATTCACCTTGTTTCTCCCATGGAAATTCATCATCATCGCAACCGGCCGGTAACCCGTTATAACCTGCTCCCACAATTTTATTTTTGCTGTTTACAATGCAGGCGCCAACCTGTGTGGACGGATCCTTACTTCGTTTAGCCGACAATAAGGCGACGCCCATAAAGTATTCATCCCAGGAAATATAATTGGTTCGTTTGCTCATATGTATAACTGCATTGCTTTAATAAGTTTCGCAAAAGGTGAAGGTAATATGAAACCTTGTTTTAAAATCAACAGGAAACTTCTTCGCCTGATGGTAACTGAAATTTTCACGAAAAAATTTGAATAACCCAAAGGGAAACAACTACTTACATGCTAATCGTGTTTTTACTTAGTAGTTTGTCTATTTACTTAAAACCGAATTTTACTAGTTTTACATCGAATTAGTAAGTGTTTTTATCTATCCAATCCCAATGAAAATGAATAATTCCTCAGCGTTTACCCTTATTCAGTTTCATAAGTATTTACGGGATTCGATTAAAATGAACAAACCGAAAGGTGGCTGATTACGTACGTAGAAAACCGTACAATAACCAGCAGTTCATCGTAGCAACACGTATGAATTCAGTAATTCTAATCTGTACTTATGAAACATTTTTTACCTGTAGTTATTTTTTTTGCAATCATCAGCACCGATGTTTGTGCACAACTAACAAATGGTGGCACACTCGCCAACTTTACGATTGATGCCGATACAAGAGTCGGTTACGCAAAGTCTGGTACCACAACTCTTCTCGCTTACAACAACGACGATTGGTTTTTGCCAACATCCTATCCCGGAACAGGAAAGGGCGTGATTGACACAACCGGCACATCGACTTTTCGCACCAGACTGATGGCAGGCGATAATATCTCTTTCAGCCGCCGCATGAACGTTGTGAATAACACAGTTGTTAATGGCAGAATATGGGTGGATGGGTTGTATGTAAGAGATTATTCAGGCAGCAGTGTAGGTTCAACATATACTTACGATAGCACAACCTTTGGCAATGCCGCAAAAAATGCCGACAATCCAAACACAGGATGGAATGTAGGTACTCAAACCATTCCCAGTAAAGTTGATTTGATCGACGGCTTTGCTCATTTACGCAGAGATGGCAGTTCGCCTAGTGATTCTTTGTGGATGAATTTTGGAATCACAACACTCGGCGTATTGGGTACCCGTTATTACGATATTGAGCTTTTCAAAAAATCATGCGTTTATAACAGCACAACCGGCTTATTCAGTACTGGTGGTACTGAAGGAGGGCATTCAGAATGGAAATTTAATGCCAGCGGGCAAATTATTCAAACAGGCGACTTGATTATTTCGGCTACGTTCAGCCCTGGTGCAGCACCCATATT
It encodes the following:
- a CDS encoding C40 family peptidase gives rise to the protein MLRTIFVFHFIAFLCYAIGSCSYFTSNDTLVESDSDSVVIIEPLPGEIANDTTIFDPVIVRNDADKSADTVEEVSPEQLLAYAKTLIGTTYKYASIDPAEGLDCSGFITHVFNHFSIQVPRSSIDFTNYGINISTVEAKPGDLILFTGTDTLVEVVGHMGIVSAVGDELLEFIHSTSGKAFGVTITTLNEHYRKRFVKVIRIPYIPTADL
- a CDS encoding sensor histidine kinase, which codes for MKKQKFLLLLTILLVSLLLIVTNYYTIKVLSAVRAYINGESEYSKGQKDATLYLVTYVESENIAYWHAFKKAIAVPKGDNIARNSMLANKEDEIAKQGFLTGRNNISDIPNMIWLFKTFNNVSFMKRAIDIWASAEPLINKLDTIGENIHLQIQGEKLSADARLNNVKEINYISSQLSEKESAFSNALGETARDINGYLLFVNIFLILLLLSVIAVFTVKMLNNQIAAEKALTAKNTELNATNKELEQFTYAASHDLQEPLRMVSAYMGLLQKRYDGQLDEKAQSYIHYAVDGANRMKVLINDLLEYSRTSSSTVAYSDVLVTGVLEDIQKTFREDLQEPGAGIFFSELPTIKANKMQMLQLFQNLVGNAIKYRNEAAPQIHISATTTNTHWIFSVKDNGQGIDPKYYEKIFGMFQRLHSNTTHKGTGIGLALCKKIAERHGGDIWLTSEPGRGSNFFFSVAKPA
- a CDS encoding nucleoside 2-deoxyribosyltransferase — encoded protein: MKAYISISYHKRQSLNTALTAIVSVLDELSIEPFVFVDHYKFDTTQEEEMMAAAISELDHCQLLIAETSHKGIGIGIEAGYAKALNKPIVYIRHKEAEHSTTLSGISDYRIIYKSADDLQQQLDLIIKEIIAPVTVSTPHSN
- a CDS encoding TonB-dependent receptor domain-containing protein codes for the protein MKCLPILILLIHLTGVLHAQTNAEKNFRINGSVTDEKGKAVALATVSIYKMSDSSFVSATATDEKGKFELAVVSGIYSIAVTFLSYDELRVDNISVDGKNSNVGKLVLKQGAKEMSEIVITSEKKMMELKLDKRVYNVNQDVSNIGANASEILGNIPSVTVDVDGNVALRGSQGVRILIDGKPSALTGLRSTDALRNLQGAMIERIEVITNPSSRYDAAGETGIINIILKKNKTRGFNGNLTGTAGFPSNFSGAYSINYRTQKMNLFSSFGSNYRQNPGNGSSTQRINNSDTSFIYNQTNNRTRRDFSVNFMAGIDYYISTNTTFTGSFLIDGGKENNTTNLLYENFNEVGLLTGSSLRTDLETANERDTEVSLNLTRKFPGDHEREWITDFKWTNSGETESSDYLQTFSDGRKPSLQRSGNPAYEDNVLLQTDYIHGFGKDGKFETGLKGAMRRITNEFLVEGQDSVSSVWSPLTGFDNNMEFTEQVYAVYGLLGNKVKKFSYQLGLRAELTAMRTGLTKTNEVNERTYFNVFPSSSFSYELNEKNTIQFSYSYRINRPNFRNLTPFADFSDPLVYFVGNPNLNPEFTHSMEAGHLVDWGSGSLLSGVYYRYKTGVVERIRRVKSDTSIIIPVNLSTQRELGLEMTAAIKLAEWWSVNSTVNFFRAVANGRYDTTILQSKTVSWTNRTTSKMTFFKELDFQASVNYESPRVTTQGRTLAIYSIDLGLVKDVFKDKGTLTFNVRDLLNSRRRRSIVDIPGYYSSSDFLWRPRQMTLTLNFRINQQKVQREEKGNDDGGFEN
- a CDS encoding deoxycytidylate deaminase, coding for MSKRTNYISWDEYFMGVALLSAKRSKDPSTQVGACIVNSKNKIVGAGYNGLPAGCDDDEFPWEKQGEFLQTKYPYVCHAELNAILNNIGMDLHGCRIYTALFPCNECAKAIIQSGITEVIFLSDKYAESDASLASKRMLGTAGVSYRKVESKIDSIELSFHEKHV